The Gossypium hirsutum isolate 1008001.06 chromosome A03, Gossypium_hirsutum_v2.1, whole genome shotgun sequence genome contains the following window.
gagGAAAAAAGGAGACAACATCACTTGTAATATACTTATAATATACTTCATCACgtataagaaaatatatatcgGTAAGATCGTGTTAGAGGCaggtaaaatttataatataattttaactcctcgaaaatacaaaatttataatttaatccttttagaaattgataaaattatattttaatctattaAAAGATAAAGACTAGAGAAAATTTTGGCACCACCTCTAGATATAGAAAATCCTAAAGCTATAGAACGGGATAAACTCAAAATGTGTATAAGAATCACATGAAACATCAACTTCGGTACCATATAAAAGGGGTATCAAATGAAGATATGAGTAGTGACCGAGCCACTAAGAAATCTTGGGGTCATGATCCcctaaatagtaaaattttaatttaggtcatttataatttataaaattttaaattaataaagataaaattatattttaatttttaaaaataataaaattttgatttaaccttttaaaaattataaagatatagactactaaaaaaatgaaattacatttttattattacaaaaatatataatttaatttcgactccaatttgtttttctaatttaaaaaaaaaacttacttgaTGTATGATTTATTAGAGGAAAAAaaggaaacataaaataaaaaacaatgaaGTTGGTAACACCAAATCCATTGTTTTTGCATTAAAGTTTTGTaataaaaaatggataaattattattatctgCGGATAAGTcatgagaaaagaaaaataatagtcaaataaattgaaaaattaaatagattcttggagtataattttttttttgtttctttagttGTTTCTCTTAAATTCTCTCGCTAATGTTAGGTGAGGGAAAAGCAGACAACTGAAGCTGACCGCCGATGTTTAAGCCACACAAGCTATTGTCTAAATCACCCTAGTAGTAATTAACTAAGTCGACGGCACGTGCTTCATGTCAATCACGTGATATCCTCAACTGCCCAATTAAAAAAAAGGTACCAAATTTGAAGGGAAAAACAACTAAGGTGTTTAATTCTGCTCCCAGTTCCTATACTCTGTACACTTTTGAAACTTAGCCCATTTACTTTTAATTCCtcaaatttaatctctttacttttTTGGGAGAGTTCCAGTGTTACAAATACAATACAAGTATAATATTAAACCAACTATAATATGGAATCAAACGCACAAAACCTATACATGGTATACAACTATACATATATAATGAGACAGAGACTCATAAATTGTAATTATGCATAATGAGACTCGAACTTGGGTACTCAATTAAACTCGAATCGAATTGATAACATTGTTAATTGGCttatattaaatttgaatatgtgtaatcaatttaacataaaattttaatttatgcttttaaatattgaaaaatagaaaCTTTAATTTTCGAATCAAATAAATACATAGACTAGTTTCTTGGAAATAAACGGagataaattaaattacaaaatttcaaagaGTACATGGCTTGGAAGAATAAATTAAACCAAACTGAACTATGATTCTAGAATATATTGACCCTTTTTTCAATTCTATTTTACACAAAATGACCAACAGGCTAACTTTAGCAAAACACGTATGATTACATCTAACTTGCTCatcgtaaataaaaaaaaaatactctATACAAAAGTTTCATTATCCAACCCTGTGATTCCTTTCCAACAATCCTTCCaacactattttttttttgtattctttagAATTCAAATCCGATTCATTTGAATTTAACACAGATTCAGTATCGTTATCATTATTAATGGTTCGATAACGAGACCGAAAATAAAACCAAGCCGAGGTACAAAGGATGGCACATAATCGACCCCAAACTAACATTATTACCAAAGTCACCATTATAATGGACAAACCCATGGCGGAGTCGAATTTTCCGACCACCCCATTGTTTTTCCGTTGGTGCTGTTTTGAATTGACCCGATCATGTTTCCGGGGATTCCCCACACGTTGGTTGCCTTCTAGGACCGGTAACGAAACCGTGTGGGATAACTTGGACTGTGTTTTCGGGTTGATTTTGGGCTTGACTGTCGGTGAACCCGGCAGGCTTGAACCGGTTCTTGTCGGGTCCGAAAGTTTCCTGTTCCCGAGGAGAATATTCGGTTCAGGTCCCTGCAAAGCAGTAAAAACAAAAAAGGCTCAAAAAGTTGTAAGAGACGACATGGATCGCCTTTTTGCCTGCAACTGATGTAATTAAAGCTAAATTTAGCTTTAAAAAAAGCACCTCTTTAGGTCTCGTTCTCGAAGCTTGATTGGGGAACGACAGTTGCCGATCAGATTTTGAATTTTGACGTGAAGGGATAAGCTTGATATCCGATTTCTTCTTGCTCAGCTTCGATGGTGTATGGTTTTGGCCGCCGGTGTCTGTCTTGTCGGAGTTATCGACGGGAACGGTTTTGGTCCGGGACTTCCCGGCTCTAAAACAAAGCATCGGGAAAGAGAGCGACGGTGTGTTTTTGCTACCGGTTTGGATGGGCTTTTTCGGTGAGTTTTTCTTTCCGGAAAACCCAAAACAAGCTAGAAAGCGACTGGTTTTGTGGGATTTCTTTTGGGGTTCCGCCATGGAAGACATAGAGGAGATGGAGTCGGCATGGAGGACTTTGAATACCCAAATGGAATGGTCTTGGCCCTCTCTCGCTATAAGTAAATAAAACATTAATGGCTactattatattgtttttaataaaatattcaattaaaaaagaaaatatatatttaataaatatgattaGTTTAAGTTTATGACGAGAAATTTAGGTTTGATTTGGAAGAGAAGTGTTGGACTTAACCGTGGCAGAGTCGTTGTTCTTACACGTTTTCACCTTGTCCAAGCTTTCACCAATTCTACGTACTACTATTGCCAGCTGTCGTTTCTGCACTAAAACAATTACAAATGCcatgttgatttttttaataatacaaattttttaaaataattattattttattgccatCGATATCAACGAGCATAAAGTATTTAATATACAGACAGcagaattttttatgttttaactcTATAGTTTACAATTCGGATAATTTTAAGATTGATTTTTACACTTAAAGGGTTCATCTTATCACCCTATTCCCAAGCGCTAAGGCAGAAAATTTTTTTTGgggttgaatttaaattttaacatgtAGGAcactaaaatagtaattttattaatttatatatttataaattttaaataattaaattaaatttttattatttttaaaataataaaatataattttatttttactaataaacGGTTTTAAATCTCAAGGGTTTTGTGAAATATATGTAAGAAGTTTTTTGAGAAGTTTCCCACAAAGGTCATTTCTTACCAAATTATAGGAAGTAGCTTGTAAAAGTAAAATCAAAATGTTGGTTAATTTCGTCTTGATTGTATTGGCATCATATATAATTCaatgtataatttttttcttgaattattttaaataattaattagtttgAGTTGAGTTGACGTGTAATAACTAATTTTGATTGAAGCTATTTATAtggttataaatttaaatttttttaaaatattgtaattagccaaaatcttaaaaaatatatactaaaaactgttatattgaaaattttataatattttttggtaaactataaaaatagtcacttttatttgcctcagattacattttagtcatttatgtttgaaatgttacgttttagtcacttatgttatcgttttgttataaagtggtcactctaccgttaagctctATTACCTCCCTAATGACAATCCTATGtgacagtccaaatgggttttaaatgccaacttggatgtacTACGTGGcaatctaaattaaatttatttaattaaaacctattttcatcccagCAACTAGATATCCAAGTTGGCATCTAAAACCCATTTAGACTGTCACGTAGGACTGTCGTTAGAGAAGTAACAAATTTTAATGGTAAAGTgatcactttgtaacaaaacgataatgtaagagactaaaatgtaatatgaggtaAAAAAAGACTATttttattcataataaaatttaaaaataagagatcaaagttaaaaaaattgaccGTGGAAAATCAAAATgtgataaatttagtaaaaggGATAGAGTAGCTTAATTTGGGGTGTTTTCCCAATTACAACTTTAATCcctcttaaatattaataattcaatttaattctcattagtgtatttgataaataaaaaatccCAATGTTGGCTTctcttaaaagttaaaattttaatttaattcattttaatacaatttttttttgtactttaatttgtattttatctCAATATCATCTCACTTTGTTGATGTACATCAACAAATGTGAATGTAGTAGTGAAGTTGAAGTTGTTCCCACGTCTAAAAAGAGAAAGTGATGGCGCTGAAATGCCTTTTGTTGCCAACAATTTTGCAAAGTATTTTCTTAAAATTGAAGGTagggaataaattatattacgatgattttaaaaaaagtatgGTTTTTAGACACTAATAAAAAAGtgtcacatcattaaattttaaatataacaaaatattattatacactcatctatatttaatat
Protein-coding sequences here:
- the LOC107886894 gene encoding uncharacterized protein At5g23160 translates to MFYLLIAREGQDHSIWVFKVLHADSISSMSSMAEPQKKSHKTSRFLACFGFSGKKNSPKKPIQTGSKNTPSLSFPMLCFRAGKSRTKTVPVDNSDKTDTGGQNHTPSKLSKKKSDIKLIPSRQNSKSDRQLSFPNQASRTRPKEGPEPNILLGNRKLSDPTRTGSSLPGSPTVKPKINPKTQSKLSHTVSLPVLEGNQRVGNPRKHDRVNSKQHQRKNNGVVGKFDSAMGLSIIMVTLVIMLVWGRLCAILCTSAWFYFRSRYRTINNDNDTESVLNSNESDLNSKEYKKKIVLEGLLERNHRVG